The genomic window GCATCCGGGGATTTCTCCCATGTCTTTGTGATACTTAATGCATTCGCAGCATACACCTCTTTTGTTGCATGCCATATAGGTGCAACCGCAGAATTCCAGGTTTCTGTCACGTTTGCATTCCATTTTTATCCTCCTCTATTCTGCAGTTATACCTTCGTATTTATACTGGTAACCTCCTAATTTTAGAAGATCTATTCTTAGCATAATTTGATAGCTTATTGTTCCGTCAAAACTTTTTATCCAGTGATAAGAGATGTTGCCCTTCCAGCAGTTTCTGTTTATACTCAAAGTGTATTGCCTTTCTCTGTCAAAATTGTATTGTAAGTCGTAACGTTGAGAGTATGAAAATGTTAGATAGCGGTTGATATGCAGGGTTGTTCCCCATCGAATGTAGTCATTTTTTTCTGCTTTTACAAAAGAGCGATAATGATTTATCCACAGGGAAATCTTTTTTCCAGCAAAGTTTACATAGGAATCAATTTTTGATATTTCCTTTGTGTTTCCGTTTAATTCGAGGTGCTCTCTTAATGTTAATCTGGAATTTGGAGTCACTTCTACGTCCATATTCCATGTTTCCCAAGGTTCCTTTTCCAGGTAGAAGTTGTATCCGTTTTCAATTTTAAGTTTTGCAAGTTGTTTTTCTTTCTTGTAAAAGTAAGTAGTCAAAGAAGCTGTTATTTTCTTTTCTCTTTCTATCACATCTGTTCCGTCAAAGTCTGGGATATCGTTTTGATTTTTACTCTGAACATAGTTGAAGGAGATTTCGGGATTTATTGAAACTGTCAGGTTGTCCGTTGAAAATCTGTAATTGGAAAAGTGCTTTTCTTCGTATTTCCACAGGCTTCTGTAAATGTTTTCTGTTCCATTTTCACTGATTGAGTAATAAGAAATAAGGTTACTTAACTTGAAACTGTTTTTCAGGCTTCCTGTGAATATAGTGTATCTTAACGAAGGTTCAATGTTGAATCTGCTTCCTCTAAATCCCACTTTCCTGTAAAAGTATGTAAAGTCAGAGTTAATGCTGAAGGTTAGAGGTAATCTTTTAATTATTGGAATGTCCATTAAGTAAAAGTTAACCTCTGGAAGTTTTTGAAAGATAGAATCCGTTGAATTGTCAAGACTATCCAGATAAACGAGGTTTGCATTTAGAATTGCGTGATCCCATAGATGGGAGTAAGTTATGTCTGATTTCGTATATTGCTGAGTGATTGTTTCGACGTCTGTGGTTCCGTTTTCAGTAAAGAAATTTCTGCTGCTTACGATGTTTATTTTTATGTTGCCGTAGGAATAGTCAGATTTAAAATAAGAGTGTTTGAAGTCCAATTGCCAGTTTGTTTCATTTCCCGAATCTATTCGATAATAATAGAGATTACCTTTACTGTATGGTGACAGGACATATCTGAGCTTTGCACTTTCACCATTTCCGTCTCTAAAGCGTTTTTCGTAGGTTAGAGTAAGATCGGCGCTTCTTCCCAGAACTATATAAAAAGGTTGTTTTATCGTTATACCCTGATCTTTAATGTAGCCGAATTTGGGTACTAAGAAACCTGTTGTTCTTTTTTCGACGATGGGTCCACTTATCGCAGGTGAAATTATTACGGGAACAGAAAGGATGTCAAAAGCCACCCACTTTCCTTTAAAGCTTTCCCCTGTTTTTATCTTGAACTCTTTTGCTTCTATTGACCAATCCGGTCTTTCACAACAGCAACAACAGGGAGTATATGTTCCGTTATATGCAAACCAGAGCTTGTCGGAAACTTTTACCAGTTTTTCGGCTTTTATAAAATCGGTGGGAGATATTTCACCTTCAACCTTATAGAATTCTGCTTTTTTAGTGGCAATGCTGTATTTCAGGCTGGAACACCACAATTTTATCGGCGGCTGTTCTATAAAAACGTTTCCTGAGATAGTTATAATTTTTGTTTTGTTGTCGTAGGAGAGTAAATTCCCTTTAATGGTTGCATTATCAAAGTGCACTGTTACATTTCCTACCGCTTTTATTCTTGATTGAACGTTCCCTTTGATTTTGTCGGCTGTCAGTGTTATTGGTCCCTGAAGTTGACCGAAAGCATTGTAGATCTGGAAAATGACAAGAATTAGTGCAGTTATAAATTTTTTCACCAATACACTCCGCCTGTTTTGTTAGCTTTTATTTTAAACTAAAATCGTTTGGTTGAAAGGCATAGTAGAGCTAAAGTAAATAGGAAGTTTCTCTTTCTTTTAGAAAATGGTATAGATTTAAATGTGTAAATTCCTGAGGAGGTGGAGTCATGGAAAGGCTTTCAGATTTTATAAGGAAGATTGCTCTTGTAGAAATAGGTGCCATTTCCGTAGTGAATAAGAAAGTTGAAGAGTTTGTGAGGAAACTGGAAGAGGAAGGTAAGATTGCGGAAAAAGAAGGCACTAAACTTCTTGCAGATTTGAAAAAGACTTTTGAGAATCAAAAGAAAGAGGTTGAAGAGAAGATTGAAGAGATAATTAAAAAAATGAATCTTGCCACTAAAGATGATGTTAAGCGTTTAGAGAAAGAAATTGAAGAGTTGAAAGATGAAATTTGTAAGTTGAAGGGTGATAAATAGTGATTTCTATAAAAGAGAGAAACAGAAGGGTAAAGGATGTAACAGGTGCTCTGTTCTTTTGTAGTTATGAGTATTTGAAGGCCAAGGTTCCCGGTTCTTTTTTACGTCTTGGTAAATTGATATTTCGCAGGTGGAAATTTTTGCTTGATTATCCTCCTCCTGTTCGTTTAAGGATTGCTCTTGAGACTTTAGGGCCCACCTATATAAAGATAGGGCAGATGCTTTCTACGAGAGTTGATGTTTTCCCTGAGGAATACATAAAAGAACTTGAGAAGCTTCAGGATAATGTTCCTCCCGTTCCTCTTGATGATATTTTAAAAGTTCTCGGTAATATGAAAGAGGCTTTTATTGAATTTTCTGAAAAGCCTATAGGTTCCGGATCCATAGCCCAGGTTCATACTGCTGTTCTTAAAGATGGGAAAAAAGTTGCCGTAAAAGTAATAAAGCCTGGTGTTGAAGGTCAAATAAAAAAGGATGTTGCTATTCTTAAACTTCTGGTAAAAAAATTATCGAGATTTGTGAAGCCTTTAAGAGATTATCGAATTCCTTCAATTATTGAGGAATTTGAGAGGGTGTTGCTTGATGAGTTTGATCTTACAAAAGAGGCTTCTTATATGGAAATGTTTAGAAAATTTGCAGAAGAAAAGGAGCCGAGGCTTGTTGTTCCTGCAGTTTACTGGGAATACACCAACAGGAATGTTTTGGTTTCCGAGTTTATAAATGGAACGAAACTTACTGATCTTAAAAACCTGGAAAAATTTGATAGAAGAAAGCTTGCCAAAGATTTCGTGATTCTTGTAAATAGGCAGATTTTTGAACTTTCTGTTTTTCACGGGGATCTTCATCCAGGAAATATTTTTGTCCTTGATGATGGAAGGCTTGCTTTTGTTGATTTTGGAATTATTGGAAGGCTTTCACCGGATACATTTTCAGCGTTTTTTATGTTTTCGTATGCCGTTATGAAAAAAGATGTTGATATGATAGTCGAGGCTTTGAAAAAAGTTGGAGCGGTTGGCGATAATGTTAATGAACAGCTTTTAAAAAGGGAACTTCTTATTTTTCTTGATAAATATTACAACAGACCTCTTTCAAAAATAGATGCTGAAAAATTTTTTTACGAGGAACTTGCAATAACAAGGCAGTTCAATGTTGTTCTTCCAGAAGAGTTACTGGTTTTATTAAAGACGGTGACGCACACAGAATCCGTTGCAAGAATAATCTGTCCGGACTTTACGCTTCCTCCCGTCCTTCAACCTTACTTAAAGAAATTGATACCAAAATTTATGCTGGAGGATTTCCGTCGCAGAACAATGAGGGCAGCCGCAGCTTATGCGTCTTTAATAGAGAATCTTCCAGAACTTCTGGAAAAAAACTTGAAAAAAAATAGAAACGAAAAGAGGGAAATTCCTGTTCTGGAATCCTCATTTATTCTGGGATTTAGTATCATTCTTGCTACAAAACCCATAATGGTGCCGGTTTATCTTTTGCTTGCTGCTCTTTATCCGTTTTTGAAGGGAGGAAACGATTAAATGAGTGTTTATGTTTCTCTGATTCACTATCCTGTTTACAACAAGGAGAAAAAAGTTGTTGCTACATCTATTACTACACTTGATATTCACGATATTGCCAGATCTTCACGAACTTATGGAGTTAAAGGCTATTACATCGTTCAACCTATAGAGAATCATTTGTGGCTTGCCAATAAGTTGCTTTCTTTCTGGCAGGGGGGACACGGAAGAGAATATAATCCGAAAAGATGGGAAGCATTAAAACTTGTTAAGGCTGTTCCTTATATAGAAGAT from Desulfurobacterium indicum includes these protein-coding regions:
- a CDS encoding LPS-assembly protein LptD, whose protein sequence is MKKFITALILVIFQIYNAFGQLQGPITLTADKIKGNVQSRIKAVGNVTVHFDNATIKGNLLSYDNKTKIITISGNVFIEQPPIKLWCSSLKYSIATKKAEFYKVEGEISPTDFIKAEKLVKVSDKLWFAYNGTYTPCCCCCERPDWSIEAKEFKIKTGESFKGKWVAFDILSVPVIISPAISGPIVEKRTTGFLVPKFGYIKDQGITIKQPFYIVLGRSADLTLTYEKRFRDGNGESAKLRYVLSPYSKGNLYYYRIDSGNETNWQLDFKHSYFKSDYSYGNIKINIVSSRNFFTENGTTDVETITQQYTKSDITYSHLWDHAILNANLVYLDSLDNSTDSIFQKLPEVNFYLMDIPIIKRLPLTFSINSDFTYFYRKVGFRGSRFNIEPSLRYTIFTGSLKNSFKLSNLISYYSISENGTENIYRSLWKYEEKHFSNYRFSTDNLTVSINPEISFNYVQSKNQNDIPDFDGTDVIEREKKITASLTTYFYKKEKQLAKLKIENGYNFYLEKEPWETWNMDVEVTPNSRLTLREHLELNGNTKEISKIDSYVNFAGKKISLWINHYRSFVKAEKNDYIRWGTTLHINRYLTFSYSQRYDLQYNFDRERQYTLSINRNCWKGNISYHWIKSFDGTISYQIMLRIDLLKLGGYQYKYEGITAE
- a CDS encoding DUF6485 family protein; translation: MECKRDRNLEFCGCTYMACNKRGVCCECIKYHKDMGEIPGCLFPPEAEKMYDRSVEFFVKVWAEKLGYKLVKKRGIDT
- a CDS encoding ABC1 kinase family protein; protein product: MISIKERNRRVKDVTGALFFCSYEYLKAKVPGSFLRLGKLIFRRWKFLLDYPPPVRLRIALETLGPTYIKIGQMLSTRVDVFPEEYIKELEKLQDNVPPVPLDDILKVLGNMKEAFIEFSEKPIGSGSIAQVHTAVLKDGKKVAVKVIKPGVEGQIKKDVAILKLLVKKLSRFVKPLRDYRIPSIIEEFERVLLDEFDLTKEASYMEMFRKFAEEKEPRLVVPAVYWEYTNRNVLVSEFINGTKLTDLKNLEKFDRRKLAKDFVILVNRQIFELSVFHGDLHPGNIFVLDDGRLAFVDFGIIGRLSPDTFSAFFMFSYAVMKKDVDMIVEALKKVGAVGDNVNEQLLKRELLIFLDKYYNRPLSKIDAEKFFYEELAITRQFNVVLPEELLVLLKTVTHTESVARIICPDFTLPPVLQPYLKKLIPKFMLEDFRRRTMRAAAAYASLIENLPELLEKNLKKNRNEKREIPVLESSFILGFSIILATKPIMVPVYLLLAALYPFLKGGND